One window of the Maylandia zebra isolate NMK-2024a linkage group LG19, Mzebra_GT3a, whole genome shotgun sequence genome contains the following:
- the qrsl1 gene encoding glutamyl-tRNA(Gln) amidotransferase subunit A, mitochondrial, whose product MLSRTIKQVSLALREGRISPTELCRKCLNRIRKTQHLNAYITVTEERALEQAQQAERRLQQGVPKGPLDGIPFAVKDNFCTENIRTTCASRMLKDYTPPYNATVVQKLLDQGAVLMGKTNMDEFAMGAGSTDGAFGAVKNPWGYAAPYRERTKADPDSDWVVTGGSSGGSAAAVASLTSYLALGSDTGGSTRNPGSLCGVVALKPTYGLLSRHGLIPLVNSMDVPGIMTRSVNDAAVVLGILQGLDVRDSTTVPAPSSLTELPEDFDVKNICVGIPKEYHAPGLSEETLAQWSSVADLFEEAGARVERVSLPHTQYSIVCYHVLCHAEVASNMARFDGLEYGHRSQMDTSTEVMYASSRHEGFNDVVRGRILSGNYFLLKRNYQHYFVKAQKVRRLIANDFQRVFSSGVDVLLTPTTLTDAARYHDFTQEDNRTRSAQEDVFTQPANMAGLPAVSVPTALSRRGLPIGLQLIAPALQDRKLLSVAQWIEQRVGFPSISDFEDSGMTRREQTGAA is encoded by the exons ATGCTGAGCCGGACGATAAAGCAG GTGTCTTTAGCGCTGCGGGAGGGACGAATCTCTCCGACAGAGCTCTGCAGAAAATGCCTGAATCGCATCAGGAAAACGCAGCACCTGAACGCTTACATCACGGTGACAGAGGAGCGTGCTCTGGAGCAGGCTCAGCAGGCAGAACGCAGACTGCAGCAAG GTGTGCCCAAAGGTCCTCTGGATGGAATCCCGTTTGCTGTCAAGGATAATTTCTGCACGGAGAATATCAGGACCACATGTGCCTCCAGGATGCTTAAAG ACTACACTCCTCCTTATAACGCCACAGTGGTCCAGAAACTCCTCGACCAGGGGGCAGTTTTAATGGGGAAGACCAACATGGATGAGTTTGCAATGGG TGCGGGCAGTACTGATGGTGCTTTCGGCGCCGTAAAGAACCCCTGGGGTTACGCCGCGCCCTACAGAGAGCGGACGAAGGCAGACCCGGACTCGGACTGGGTCGTCACTGGAGGCAGTTCAGGTGGAAGCGCCGCAGCTGTGGCCTCGCTCACCAGCTACCT AGCTTTGGGTTCAGACACGGGCGGATCCACACGAAACCCCGGGTCGTTGTGTGGCGTCGTGGCCCTGAAGCCCACTTATGGTCTGCTGTCCAGACACGGTCTCATCCCCCTCGTTAACTCCATGGACGTCCCGGGCATAATGACACGCAGCGTGAACGATGCGGCCGTCGTCTTAG GTATCCTCCAAGGCCTCGACGTCAGAGATTCAACAACAGTTCCCGCCCCTTCATCACTAACAGAGCTTCCTGAAGACTTTGATGTTAAGAACATCTGTGTGGGCATCCCTAAG GAGTATCACGCCCCGGGCCTCTCCGAGGAGACTCTGGCCCAGTGGAGCAGTGTGGCCGACTTGTTTGAGGAAGCTGGAGCGCGGGTGGAGCGAGTGTCGCTCCCCCATACGCAGTACTCCATCGTGTGCTACCACGTCCTGTGCCACGCCGAGGTGGCGTCCAACATGGCCCGGTTTGACGGCCTGGAATACG GCCACCGCAGCCAGATGGACACCTCGACAGAGGTCATGTACGCCTCGAGCAGGCACGAGGGCTTCAACGACGTCGTCAGAGGGAGGATTCTGTCTGGGAACTACTTCCTGCTAAAACG GAACTACCAGCACTACTTTGTGAAGGCTCAGAAAGTTCGCCGGCTCATTGCGAATGACTTCCAGCGCGTGTTCAGCTCTGGTGTCGATGTACTGCTGACGCCCACCACGCTGACGGATGCGGCTCGTTACCACGACTTCACTCAGGAAGATAACCGAACGCGCAGCGCACAGGAAGACGTCTTCACGCAGCCCGCCAACATGGCAG GTCTCCCTGCTGTCTCTGTGCCGACGGCTTTGTCGAGACGGGGCCTTCCCATTGGCCTACAGCTCATAGCTCCCGCTCTCCAAGACCGAAAGCTGCTCAGCGTGGCCCAGTGGATCGAGCAGAGGGTTGGTTTCCCCTCGATCAGTGACTTTGAGGACTCGGGAATGACGAGACGGGAGCAGACGGGAGCTGCGTGA